From Bradyrhizobium sp. NDS-1, the proteins below share one genomic window:
- a CDS encoding NADH:flavin oxidoreductase/NADH oxidase has protein sequence MSVLFSPIKLRGLTLSNRLVVSPMCQYSADDGVATDWHFTHINNLSLSGAAMFCIEATHVEAIGRITPGCLGLYSDACEAALKPILNSVRRYSSTAIAMQLAHAGRKASSARPWDGGQLIPVEQGGWQTVGPSAVPHKEGEAAPLALDAAGLKRIREAFVDSARRAARLGIDAIEVHGAHGYLLHQFLSPISNKRTDEYGGSLENRMRFPLEVFDAVRAAFPDDRPVGMRVSSTDWVEGGWDLAQTIEFARALKARGVDWIDASSGGVSPLQKIPLGPGYQVQFADAIRRETGLPTIAVGLITEGKQAEEIVASGKADMVALARGMLYDPRWAWHAAAELGGEVEAPPQYWRSQPSTQKALFGKTTFGAR, from the coding sequence ATGTCCGTCCTGTTTTCCCCGATCAAGCTGCGCGGCCTGACGCTGTCGAACCGCCTCGTGGTGTCGCCGATGTGCCAGTATTCGGCCGACGACGGCGTCGCCACCGACTGGCACTTCACCCACATCAACAATCTCAGCCTGTCGGGCGCGGCGATGTTCTGCATCGAGGCGACCCATGTCGAGGCGATCGGCCGCATCACGCCGGGCTGTCTCGGGCTCTACAGCGATGCGTGCGAGGCCGCGCTGAAGCCGATCCTCAATTCGGTGCGCCGCTATTCCTCCACCGCGATCGCGATGCAACTGGCCCATGCCGGCCGCAAGGCTTCGAGCGCGCGGCCCTGGGACGGCGGCCAGCTGATCCCGGTCGAGCAGGGCGGCTGGCAGACGGTCGGCCCGTCGGCGGTGCCGCACAAGGAGGGCGAGGCCGCTCCGCTCGCGCTCGATGCCGCGGGCCTCAAGCGCATCCGCGAGGCCTTCGTCGACAGCGCCAGGCGCGCCGCGCGGCTCGGCATCGACGCCATCGAGGTCCATGGCGCACACGGCTATCTCCTCCATCAATTTCTGTCGCCGATCTCCAACAAGCGCACCGACGAATATGGCGGCAGCCTCGAGAACCGCATGCGCTTCCCGCTCGAAGTGTTCGATGCCGTGCGCGCGGCTTTCCCGGATGACAGGCCCGTGGGCATGCGGGTGTCGTCGACCGACTGGGTCGAGGGCGGCTGGGATCTGGCGCAGACCATCGAATTCGCCAGGGCGCTCAAGGCGCGCGGCGTCGACTGGATCGATGCCTCCTCCGGCGGCGTCTCGCCGCTGCAGAAGATCCCGCTCGGCCCCGGCTATCAGGTGCAGTTCGCAGACGCGATCCGCCGCGAGACCGGCTTGCCCACCATCGCCGTCGGCCTCATCACCGAAGGCAAGCAGGCCGAGGAGATCGTCGCATCAGGGAAGGCCGACATGGTCGCGCTCGCCCGCGGCATGCTCTACGACCCGCGCTGGGCCTGGCACGCCGCCGCCGAGCTCGGCGGCGAAGTCGAAGCCCCGCCGCAATATTGGCGCTCGCAGCCGTCCACGCAAAAGGCGCTGTTCGGCAAGACCACCTTCGGGGCGAGGTGA